A section of the Bifidobacterium sp. ESL0728 genome encodes:
- a CDS encoding TetR/AcrR family transcriptional regulator, which translates to MPRINEANLEEHRRHTMNALLDSAEKIMREQGGEALTPANVSKGAGIARNSIYRYVRDMKDLRRQLMARHMPQWVEALEKGLGGVTDPAEIIVQWVKINLEQSILQGHDWMTQIPLSDAETYRDDKGLWPKPGKDGDGNGNSNGHEPRERRNEAGPQGAASQVQSAKIDGNKSNNASKCPIDIPENVSGCPIDMPSGTLSEDDAQTPSDQPLEPTQPSLHERINTPIVRAWGQLSPTSPQVGIAVTEGLVSSGMKLLSGKEQTSELRAAEILDIERAIRAIVKELREDQ; encoded by the coding sequence ATGCCACGCATCAATGAGGCCAATCTTGAGGAACATCGCCGTCACACCATGAACGCGCTGCTCGATTCGGCGGAAAAAATCATGCGCGAGCAGGGCGGCGAAGCCCTCACCCCGGCCAACGTCAGCAAGGGAGCCGGCATCGCCCGCAACTCGATCTATCGTTACGTGCGTGATATGAAGGACCTGCGCCGCCAGCTCATGGCACGGCACATGCCGCAATGGGTCGAGGCGCTGGAAAAGGGCTTGGGCGGCGTCACCGACCCGGCAGAAATCATCGTGCAGTGGGTCAAGATCAATCTCGAACAGTCCATTTTGCAGGGCCACGATTGGATGACACAGATACCGCTGAGCGACGCCGAAACCTACCGCGACGACAAAGGCCTTTGGCCGAAGCCCGGCAAGGACGGCGATGGCAATGGCAACAGCAACGGCCACGAACCGCGAGAACGCAGGAACGAAGCCGGCCCTCAAGGCGCGGCAAGCCAAGTGCAATCCGCCAAAATCGACGGCAACAAATCGAACAACGCCTCGAAGTGCCCGATAGACATACCGGAAAACGTCTCGGGATGCCCGATAGACATGCCATCAGGCACATTGAGCGAAGATGACGCGCAAACTCCCAGCGACCAGCCGCTCGAACCAACGCAACCGAGCTTGCACGAACGCATCAATACACCGATCGTCAGGGCTTGGGGGCAGCTGAGCCCGACAAGCCCGCAGGTCGGCATCGCGGTGACCGAAGGCCTCGTTTCCAGCGGAATGAAGCTTTTGAGCGGCAAAGAGCAGACCTCTGAACTGCGAGCCGCCGAAATCCTCGACATCGAACGCGCCATCCGCGCCATCGTCAAGGAACTGCGCGAGGACCAATAG